Proteins from a single region of Abyssalbus ytuae:
- a CDS encoding toxin-antitoxin system YwqK family antitoxin, with product MRNLILTFAMLFSVALMAQQDNKPTFEKEGDMIKATYFHDNGQIAQTGYILNEKPHGEWIAFNAEGEKTAVAQYEEGKKVGKWFMWADDKLTEIDYEQNKIVNVVNWDKTKTLVTK from the coding sequence ATGAGAAATTTGATTTTAACTTTTGCTATGTTATTTTCAGTTGCGTTGATGGCTCAACAAGATAATAAACCTACATTTGAAAAGGAAGGAGATATGATTAAAGCAACATATTTTCATGATAACGGACAGATTGCACAAACAGGATATATTTTAAACGAAAAACCTCATGGTGAGTGGATCGCTTTTAATGCTGAAGGAGAAAAAACCGCAGTGGCTCAATATGAAGAAGGGAAAAAAGTTGGAAAATGGTTTATGTGGGCCGATGATAAATTAACCGAGATTGATTATGAACAAAACAAAATAGTGAATGTTGTTAACTGGGATAAAACGAAAACCCTGGTGACAAAATAA
- the aspS gene encoding aspartate--tRNA ligase, giving the protein MYRSHTCGELRLAHVNNEVTLAGWVQKTRDKGFMVWVDLRDRYGITQLIFDEERTPAHIFEKAGELGREFVIQVTGKVIERESKNKNIPTGEVEILVSGLTILNSANLPPFTIEDETDGGEDIRMKYRYLDIRRTPVKNSLMFRHKVAMEVRNYLSEKEFIEVETPYLIKSTPEGARDFVVPSRMNEGEFYALPQSPQTFKQLLMVGGMDKYFQIVKCFRDEDLRADRQPEFTQIDCEMAFVEQEDILNVFEGLTRHLLQAIKGVEVDQFPRMTFDEAMRRYGNDKPDIRFGMEFGELNEVAQHKDFNVFNNAELVVGIAVPCGASYTRKEIDELINWVKRPQVGALGMVYVKYNEDGSYKSSVDKFYDAEDFEKWAEITGATPGDLICVLSGNKNKVRTQLSALRMELAERLGLRNSDEFAPLWVVDFPLLEWDEETGRYHAMHHPFTSPKPEDLNLLETNPGKVRANAYDLVLNGNEIGGGSIRIHDKELQSKMFSLLGFTKEQAQAQFGFLMNAFQYGAPPHGGLAFGFDRLVAILGGQETIRDFIAFPKNNAGRDVMIDAPSPIDDEQLEELHIKLDLK; this is encoded by the coding sequence ATGTATAGAAGTCATACTTGTGGTGAATTACGTTTGGCACATGTTAATAACGAAGTTACTCTGGCAGGATGGGTACAAAAAACCCGCGATAAAGGGTTTATGGTATGGGTAGATTTAAGAGACCGTTACGGAATTACCCAGTTAATTTTTGATGAAGAAAGAACTCCTGCCCATATATTTGAAAAAGCGGGAGAGCTGGGAAGAGAATTTGTAATACAGGTTACAGGTAAAGTTATTGAGCGTGAGTCTAAAAACAAAAATATCCCTACAGGAGAGGTGGAAATATTAGTTTCCGGCTTAACTATACTGAATTCAGCAAACCTGCCCCCTTTTACTATAGAAGATGAAACAGATGGCGGTGAAGATATAAGAATGAAATACCGTTACCTGGATATCAGGAGGACGCCGGTAAAAAATAGTCTTATGTTCCGACACAAAGTAGCTATGGAAGTAAGAAACTATCTTTCGGAAAAAGAATTCATAGAAGTTGAAACTCCCTATTTAATAAAATCCACTCCCGAGGGAGCAAGAGATTTTGTGGTGCCTTCACGAATGAATGAAGGAGAATTTTATGCACTGCCACAATCACCTCAAACATTTAAACAATTGCTCATGGTGGGTGGCATGGATAAATATTTTCAAATAGTAAAATGTTTCAGGGACGAAGATCTAAGAGCTGACAGACAGCCGGAGTTTACACAAATAGATTGTGAAATGGCCTTTGTAGAGCAGGAAGATATTTTAAATGTGTTTGAAGGGCTCACCAGACATTTGCTACAAGCTATAAAAGGTGTTGAAGTAGATCAATTTCCTCGCATGACTTTTGATGAAGCTATGCGCCGGTATGGAAATGATAAACCTGACATCCGGTTTGGAATGGAGTTTGGCGAACTTAACGAAGTTGCACAACATAAAGATTTTAATGTCTTTAACAATGCCGAACTGGTAGTGGGAATTGCAGTTCCTTGCGGTGCATCTTATACCAGAAAAGAAATTGACGAACTGATTAATTGGGTAAAACGTCCTCAAGTAGGGGCTTTAGGAATGGTATATGTAAAATACAATGAAGACGGTAGTTATAAATCTTCTGTGGATAAATTTTACGATGCTGAGGATTTTGAAAAATGGGCTGAAATTACAGGGGCTACACCAGGTGATTTAATTTGTGTTCTTTCGGGAAATAAAAACAAGGTACGTACCCAATTAAGTGCATTAAGGATGGAACTGGCCGAAAGGCTTGGATTAAGAAACTCCGATGAATTTGCACCACTGTGGGTAGTAGATTTCCCTTTATTGGAGTGGGATGAAGAAACCGGGCGTTATCACGCAATGCATCACCCTTTTACTTCTCCTAAACCTGAAGATCTGAATTTACTGGAAACAAACCCCGGCAAAGTAAGGGCCAATGCCTATGATTTGGTGTTAAACGGAAATGAAATAGGAGGAGGCTCCATAAGAATACACGATAAAGAACTTCAAAGTAAAATGTTTTCTCTTTTAGGCTTTACCAAAGAACAGGCCCAGGCTCAGTTTGGATTTTTAATGAATGCTTTTCAATACGGGGCACCACCTCACGGAGGGCTTGCTTTTGGCTTTGACCGGCTTGTCGCAATTTTGGGGGGTCAGGAAACTATAAGAGATTTTATTGCATTTCCTAAAAATAATGCGGGCAGGGATGTTATGATTGATGCTCCTTCTCCTATTGACGATGAACAATTGGAAGAACTGCATATAAAACTTGACCTAAAATAA
- a CDS encoding chloride channel protein, translated as MPNHKKSLLTRFLIWRYKNISNKNFLFILSILIGLLAGLAAVVLKNLTFTIQAFLEKGIVFSKNQLYFILPSIGLILVYFISKYILKKTPEHAIASIIYSLSKKTGLIPFSKIYVPLITAPLTVGFGGSVGLLGPAAASGSAIASNVSRLFHVESKTRILLVGCASAAAISSIFKSPIAAIIFAVEVFSLDLTFASLIPLLLASVSAVITSYFFQGDAVLFDFYITEKFEIKDTIFYILLGIGTAFASIYFTKMYFAITKVFNRFSNPFKRLIVGGLTIGVILYFIPALYGEGFGFINNLLAGNHIKAIGVTPFDTYRDNIWVVIALLFGITIFKAIAMTATLASGGSGGIFIPTLVMGSALGNIFAKVLNNIGLNLHVSEINFTLVGMAGLIAGVLHAPLTAIFLIAEITGGYGLFVPLMLTCAISFLINKNALDFTIYTRELAERGELLTHNKDQTVLNLMNLDAVIEDNFVPIHNEMYLGEMLHNGVAKSSRNLFPIVNDNGELEGIILLDDIREFMFEKTLYNSVKVKDLMHDAPDYIIYEEDNVKDVMKKFQDSGAWNLPVIKKGKYCGFVSKSKLLTAYRRKLINFTEE; from the coding sequence ATGCCAAATCATAAAAAATCATTATTAACCCGCTTTCTTATATGGAGATATAAAAATATTTCCAATAAGAATTTCTTATTTATATTAAGCATATTAATAGGGTTATTGGCAGGATTGGCAGCTGTGGTTTTAAAGAACCTTACTTTTACTATCCAGGCCTTTTTGGAAAAAGGTATAGTTTTCTCTAAAAACCAATTGTATTTTATATTGCCTTCAATAGGCCTTATTCTTGTATATTTTATTTCAAAATACATACTCAAAAAAACTCCGGAGCACGCAATAGCTTCTATCATCTATTCTTTATCAAAAAAAACGGGGTTAATTCCTTTTTCTAAAATTTATGTTCCGTTAATTACAGCCCCTTTAACAGTAGGTTTTGGAGGGTCAGTGGGTTTATTAGGTCCGGCTGCCGCTTCAGGTTCGGCTATCGCATCTAATGTTAGCAGGTTGTTTCATGTAGAAAGCAAGACAAGAATTTTATTGGTGGGGTGTGCTTCTGCTGCTGCAATTTCATCAATATTCAAATCTCCCATTGCGGCTATAATTTTTGCGGTGGAAGTATTTAGCCTGGATTTAACTTTTGCTTCCTTAATTCCCTTGTTACTAGCTTCCGTATCAGCTGTGATTACCTCCTATTTTTTTCAGGGGGATGCAGTTTTATTTGATTTTTATATTACAGAAAAATTTGAAATAAAAGATACTATTTTCTATATCTTGCTTGGTATTGGTACTGCATTTGCTTCAATTTATTTTACTAAAATGTATTTTGCCATTACAAAGGTGTTTAACAGGTTTTCAAACCCATTTAAACGCCTTATTGTGGGAGGATTGACTATAGGTGTCATTCTTTATTTCATCCCTGCATTGTATGGTGAGGGTTTTGGTTTTATTAATAATTTGCTTGCAGGAAATCATATAAAGGCCATAGGGGTTACTCCTTTTGATACATACAGAGATAATATATGGGTGGTAATAGCTCTTCTTTTTGGGATTACCATCTTTAAAGCTATTGCCATGACAGCAACTTTGGCATCAGGAGGCTCAGGAGGAATTTTTATCCCTACACTGGTTATGGGCAGTGCGCTGGGAAATATTTTTGCGAAGGTGTTAAATAACATTGGTTTAAATCTTCATGTTTCTGAAATTAATTTTACCCTGGTAGGAATGGCAGGATTAATAGCCGGGGTACTCCACGCTCCTTTAACCGCTATATTCCTTATTGCAGAAATCACCGGAGGTTATGGTTTGTTTGTTCCGCTTATGTTAACCTGTGCTATTTCTTTCCTGATAAATAAAAATGCCCTTGACTTTACTATTTATACAAGAGAACTTGCCGAAAGAGGGGAACTGTTAACTCATAATAAAGACCAGACAGTACTTAACCTCATGAATTTAGATGCGGTAATAGAAGATAATTTCGTACCCATACACAATGAGATGTATTTAGGAGAGATGCTTCACAACGGGGTAGCCAAGTCATCCCGGAACCTTTTCCCTATTGTAAATGACAACGGAGAACTGGAAGGTATCATTCTGCTGGATGACATCAGGGAATTTATGTTTGAAAAAACACTGTATAACAGTGTAAAAGTAAAAGATTTAATGCATGACGCCCCTGATTATATTATCTATGAAGAAGATAATGTGAAAGATGTTATGAAAAAATTTCAGGATAGTGGTGCCTGGAATTTACCCGTAATAAAAAAAGGTAAATATTGTGGCTTTGTATCTAAATCTAAATTACTCACTGCGTATAGAAGAAAGTTAATTAATTTTACAGAAGAATAA
- a CDS encoding cold-shock protein, which produces MTGTVKFFNDSKGYGFITNDQTGRDIFVHVSALNGVELKDGDKVEYQEEEGRKGKVAANVQVI; this is translated from the coding sequence ATGACTGGTACAGTAAAATTTTTTAATGACTCTAAAGGCTATGGTTTTATTACTAACGACCAAACCGGAAGAGACATTTTTGTTCATGTTTCCGCCCTAAACGGAGTTGAACTTAAAGACGGTGACAAAGTAGAATATCAAGAAGAAGAGGGAAGAAAAGGAAAAGTAGCTGCAAATGTGCAGGTAATTTGA
- a CDS encoding nucleoside deaminase yields MLIPFDDNYFMKKALQEAETAFEKGEIPVGAVIVIDNKIIARAHNLTQTLNDVTAHAEMQAITAAANFLGGKYLRGCTLYITLEPCQMCAGALYWSQISNVVYAAKDEQRGYKKMGGKLHPKTIIKGGVMEEEASMLLKKFFIQKRNLN; encoded by the coding sequence ATGTTAATACCTTTTGATGATAATTATTTTATGAAAAAAGCGCTTCAGGAAGCTGAAACAGCTTTTGAGAAAGGCGAAATTCCTGTAGGGGCCGTTATTGTTATTGACAATAAAATAATTGCCAGGGCCCACAATCTTACTCAAACTTTGAATGATGTCACTGCCCATGCCGAAATGCAGGCCATAACTGCTGCAGCAAATTTTCTGGGAGGAAAGTATCTTAGAGGATGTACCTTGTATATTACCTTAGAGCCATGCCAGATGTGTGCAGGAGCCCTTTACTGGAGCCAGATAAGTAATGTTGTTTATGCGGCAAAAGATGAGCAAAGAGGTTATAAAAAAATGGGAGGTAAATTACATCCTAAAACAATTATAAAAGGAGGTGTTATGGAAGAGGAGGCTTCTATGCTGTTAAAGAAGTTTTTTATTCAAAAAAGGAACTTAAATTAA
- the dxs gene encoding 1-deoxy-D-xylulose-5-phosphate synthase has translation MIHLLKNINSPYDLKKIEINQLPQLAKELREFIIEVVSTKEGHLGASLGVVELTIALHYVFDTPDDLLIWDVGHQAYGHKILTGRKDVFHTNRQLNGVSGFPKRTESIYDPFGTGHSSTSISAVLGMAIASHLKGDNTKNHIAVIGDASIASGMAFEGLNHAGVTNANILIILNDNAIGIDPSVGALKEYLTNVKTNKKWAKNNIIKALNFDYSGPIDGHDIKVLIAELTRLKKIKGPKFLHIITTKGKGLKKAEEDQVKYHAPGKFDKITGELSQKSTQNVPPKFQDVFGHTLVELAKANKKIVGITPAMPTGSSLKFMMEEIPERAFDVGIAEQHAVTMSAGMATQGLIPFCNVYSTFLQRAYDQVIHDVALQNLPVIFCLDRAGLVGQDGATHHGVFDLAYLRCIPNLIIFAPRNEIELRNIMYTAQLGLNHPIAIRYPRGTGEVLDWRKPFEKITIGTGIQLKKGTDIAVLSVGNMAKNVFLAIDLIKDKNKIAHYDMRFIKPLDEKLLVKIFETYKTIITVEDGVIKGGFGSAVNEFMIEKEYKKNIKIIGVPDKFIEHGQVEELQKMSGLDYKSIAKIIKSFL, from the coding sequence TTGATTCATTTACTAAAAAACATAAATTCACCGTATGACCTGAAAAAAATTGAAATAAATCAATTGCCTCAACTTGCAAAGGAACTACGTGAGTTTATTATTGAAGTGGTTTCTACCAAAGAAGGGCACCTGGGCGCAAGCTTAGGGGTAGTAGAGCTTACAATTGCATTGCATTATGTTTTTGATACTCCCGACGATTTATTAATATGGGATGTTGGCCACCAGGCTTATGGCCATAAAATATTAACAGGAAGAAAGGATGTTTTTCATACCAACAGGCAGCTAAACGGAGTAAGCGGTTTTCCTAAAAGAACCGAAAGCATATACGACCCTTTTGGTACCGGACATAGCTCCACCTCCATTTCTGCTGTTTTAGGAATGGCAATTGCATCGCATTTAAAAGGTGATAATACAAAAAATCATATAGCAGTTATAGGTGATGCCTCCATAGCCAGCGGAATGGCTTTTGAGGGGTTAAACCATGCCGGGGTTACCAATGCCAATATACTTATTATTCTAAATGATAATGCCATAGGCATTGACCCAAGCGTAGGCGCGTTAAAAGAATATTTAACCAATGTTAAAACCAATAAAAAATGGGCCAAAAATAATATCATCAAAGCTCTTAACTTTGATTATTCCGGCCCTATTGACGGGCATGATATAAAAGTTTTAATAGCTGAACTAACGAGATTAAAAAAAATTAAGGGCCCAAAATTTTTACATATAATCACCACAAAAGGAAAAGGACTAAAAAAAGCAGAAGAAGACCAGGTTAAATATCATGCTCCCGGGAAATTTGATAAAATTACCGGAGAGCTTTCCCAAAAAAGCACCCAAAACGTTCCTCCGAAGTTTCAGGATGTATTTGGGCATACTCTTGTAGAGCTTGCTAAAGCTAACAAAAAAATAGTAGGTATTACTCCTGCTATGCCTACCGGCAGTTCACTGAAGTTTATGATGGAAGAAATTCCGGAAAGAGCTTTTGATGTTGGAATTGCCGAACAGCATGCCGTTACTATGTCTGCCGGAATGGCAACACAAGGGCTTATACCCTTTTGTAATGTTTATTCCACTTTTTTACAACGTGCATACGACCAGGTTATACATGATGTTGCTTTGCAAAATTTACCGGTAATTTTTTGCCTGGACAGAGCGGGCCTGGTAGGGCAGGACGGGGCAACCCATCATGGGGTTTTTGACCTGGCTTATTTAAGATGTATTCCTAATTTAATCATTTTTGCTCCCAGAAACGAAATTGAACTCCGCAACATTATGTACACTGCTCAATTAGGGCTCAACCATCCTATTGCAATAAGATATCCAAGAGGCACGGGAGAAGTTTTAGATTGGAGAAAACCCTTTGAAAAAATCACGATAGGAACTGGCATTCAATTAAAAAAAGGAACGGATATTGCGGTATTATCTGTTGGAAATATGGCTAAAAATGTTTTTTTGGCTATTGATCTTATAAAAGACAAAAATAAAATTGCTCATTACGATATGCGATTTATAAAGCCTTTAGATGAAAAGTTGCTGGTAAAAATATTTGAAACATATAAAACAATCATAACAGTAGAAGACGGGGTTATTAAAGGAGGTTTTGGAAGTGCCGTTAATGAGTTTATGATTGAAAAAGAATATAAAAAGAATATAAAAATAATAGGTGTACCTGATAAGTTTATTGAACATGGACAGGTTGAAGAATTACAGAAAATGTCAGGATTGGACTATAAAAGTATTGCTAAAATAATTAAATCGTTTTTATAA
- a CDS encoding DUF3078 domain-containing protein, whose protein sequence is MKHKVFYLFLFFLNLAISQKNESEIVNRISSPKIPLIVKKDTLDLAKVLDTVIPDKPVAPRWKKTNKTGLNINEVAFVNWNAGGNNSVTAIANANFRRQYKFKDILWNSEMLLSYGLNSQEGQKIRKTQDNIQVTSSFGYKTKELSSWYFSGKTSFQTQFSNGYNYPNRDVPISRFMAPGYLFLGIGSEYSPSEKDFNLYISPVTLKSTFVLDQNLADQGSFGVEAAEYDNDGNRIKKGKNVRSELGFLVTSLWLSEIYKNMFFSNRVSLYSDYLNSFGNVDVDWEMNLELKFNQYIAANVGAHLRYDNDVKFKELVIEENETVAYSPRLQFKQLFGIGLVYNF, encoded by the coding sequence ATGAAGCATAAAGTTTTTTATTTGTTTCTGTTTTTTTTAAATCTTGCAATTTCCCAAAAAAACGAAAGTGAAATTGTTAACAGAATATCTTCTCCGAAAATTCCTTTAATTGTTAAAAAAGACACGTTAGACCTTGCCAAGGTTTTAGATACTGTTATTCCTGATAAGCCCGTTGCGCCAAGATGGAAAAAAACTAATAAAACCGGTCTGAATATAAACGAAGTGGCTTTTGTAAACTGGAATGCAGGGGGAAACAACTCGGTTACCGCTATAGCAAACGCTAATTTCAGAAGGCAATATAAGTTTAAAGATATATTGTGGAACAGTGAGATGTTACTGAGTTACGGCTTAAACTCGCAGGAGGGACAAAAAATAAGGAAAACTCAGGATAATATCCAGGTAACTTCTTCTTTTGGTTATAAAACCAAAGAGCTTTCATCGTGGTATTTTTCAGGAAAAACCAGTTTTCAAACACAATTTAGTAATGGTTATAATTATCCTAACCGGGATGTGCCTATTTCCAGGTTTATGGCCCCGGGTTATTTGTTCCTGGGTATAGGTAGTGAATATTCCCCCAGCGAAAAAGATTTTAACCTGTATATTTCTCCTGTTACCTTAAAATCAACTTTTGTGCTGGACCAAAACCTTGCAGACCAGGGATCGTTTGGTGTTGAAGCTGCTGAATATGATAATGACGGAAACCGTATAAAGAAAGGTAAAAACGTAAGAAGTGAATTAGGTTTTTTAGTTACCAGTTTATGGCTGTCCGAGATTTACAAAAACATGTTTTTTTCTAACAGGGTAAGTTTATATTCTGACTATTTAAACAGTTTTGGAAATGTAGATGTAGACTGGGAGATGAATTTGGAGCTTAAATTCAACCAGTACATAGCTGCTAATGTAGGCGCTCATTTACGATATGATAATGATGTAAAGTTCAAAGAACTGGTTATTGAAGAAAACGAAACGGTTGCCTACAGCCCGCGTTTACAATTTAAACAGCTTTTCGGAATAGGTTTGGTATATAACTTTTAA
- the dgt gene encoding dGTP triphosphohydrolase: MHWEQLLSLKRFGDTNKRLRKEQDETRLGFEVDYDRIIFSSAFRSLQDKTQVIPLSKTDFVHTRLTHSLEVSVVGRSLGRKAGKAILEKHPYLKEVHGYQINDFGAIVAAAALAHDIGNPPFGHSGEKAIGEYFLSGKGKKYKEFLTNKEYQDLINFEGNANGFKILTESREGITGGLRLSYATLGAFTKYPKESLPKKPTKHIADKKFGFFQAEKYFFTEIASDLGLKQTRNGEDISFSRHPLTFLVEAADDICYTIIDFEDGINLGWIQEEYALEYLIKLVKDTINTAKYHSLKTKEDRLGYLRALSINTLIDDATRIFIENEAAILKGEFDCSLLEKSKYKAQINDIINISVEKVYKSDDVVQKEIAGYAIIEKILDVFATSVTRKIDGLENNYDKLISSLLPHKFATVTKSKYHALLQVSCFVASLTDGRVVDLFNKINGLNFRN; encoded by the coding sequence ATGCATTGGGAACAACTTTTATCGTTAAAACGTTTTGGAGATACTAATAAACGTCTTCGTAAAGAACAGGATGAAACCCGGTTAGGGTTTGAAGTAGATTATGACCGTATTATTTTTTCCTCGGCTTTTAGGAGTTTACAGGATAAAACTCAGGTAATACCACTTTCTAAAACCGATTTTGTTCATACACGCTTAACCCATAGTCTTGAAGTTTCTGTTGTAGGAAGAAGTTTGGGAAGAAAGGCAGGTAAAGCTATCTTGGAAAAGCACCCTTATTTGAAAGAGGTTCATGGATACCAGATAAATGATTTTGGAGCCATTGTTGCGGCCGCTGCATTAGCTCACGATATAGGGAACCCCCCCTTTGGCCACAGTGGAGAAAAAGCAATTGGCGAATATTTTTTGTCGGGGAAAGGGAAAAAGTACAAAGAATTTTTAACCAATAAGGAGTATCAGGATCTAATCAATTTTGAAGGAAATGCAAACGGATTTAAAATACTTACCGAAAGCAGGGAAGGTATAACAGGTGGATTACGGCTAAGTTATGCAACTTTAGGAGCTTTCACCAAGTACCCCAAGGAATCGCTTCCTAAAAAGCCCACAAAACATATAGCAGACAAAAAATTCGGTTTTTTTCAGGCAGAAAAATATTTTTTTACGGAGATTGCTTCAGATTTAGGATTAAAGCAAACACGAAACGGAGAAGACATATCTTTTTCAAGGCATCCGTTAACTTTTCTGGTAGAAGCTGCCGATGATATTTGTTATACCATTATCGATTTTGAAGATGGTATAAATTTGGGCTGGATACAGGAAGAATATGCGCTGGAATATCTTATAAAGCTGGTTAAAGATACTATCAACACAGCTAAATATCATTCTTTAAAAACAAAAGAAGACAGGTTAGGATATTTACGTGCCCTGTCTATAAATACTCTTATTGATGATGCCACCCGTATATTTATTGAAAATGAAGCTGCTATTTTGAAAGGAGAATTTGATTGCTCATTGCTTGAAAAATCAAAATATAAAGCTCAGATAAATGATATCATAAATATAAGTGTTGAAAAAGTATATAAAAGCGATGATGTTGTACAAAAAGAAATAGCCGGTTATGCAATTATTGAAAAAATTTTAGATGTATTTGCAACTTCGGTTACCAGGAAAATAGACGGATTAGAAAATAATTATGATAAGCTTATTTCTAGTTTATTGCCGCACAAGTTTGCAACAGTTACTAAATCTAAATACCATGCACTTTTACAAGTAAGTTGTTTTGTAGCGAGCTTAACCGATGGCAGGGTGGTAGATTTATTTAATAAAATAAACGGACTTAATTTTAGAAATTAA